From the Bacteroidia bacterium genome, one window contains:
- a CDS encoding ATP-binding protein, translated as MNQDLMIRLFRSIEGDREDDVVKVASLIIEDEKKKGHEKLADKLKFILDKNISASQTFRGELRKILPNGISIPTDKRNNFPLATSIDRDELRHEMVLPSETEEKIRRIEKEFAAKERLAHHGLQYRQKVLIYGAPGCGKSMSAERIAWNLGLPFLKVRFDVIISSFLGETASNLTRLFDGIKDYPCVLLFDEFDVIGKTRTNSQDVGEMHRVVNILLTLLEQYNSKGILIATTNIENALDQALFRRFDDIIEMPKPSREEVLRLTKMTLSSIEKSKDINWNSMVKRMIGFSSAIVVKVANDAAKIAVIGNENVLQQSHIEKSLNENLLYLK; from the coding sequence ATGAATCAAGATTTGATGATAAGATTATTCCGTTCCATTGAAGGAGACAGGGAAGATGATGTTGTCAAAGTTGCATCTCTTATCATTGAGGACGAGAAGAAAAAAGGACATGAGAAACTTGCGGACAAGCTGAAATTCATTTTAGATAAAAATATTTCGGCCAGCCAAACTTTCAGAGGAGAATTAAGAAAAATTTTGCCAAATGGAATTTCTATTCCAACTGACAAACGAAATAATTTTCCACTTGCAACTTCTATTGACCGAGATGAGTTGCGACATGAAATGGTTTTACCATCTGAAACTGAAGAAAAAATCAGACGAATAGAAAAAGAGTTTGCAGCAAAAGAACGACTTGCACACCACGGATTACAATACAGACAGAAAGTTTTAATTTACGGAGCTCCCGGTTGCGGCAAGAGCATGAGTGCAGAAAGGATTGCTTGGAATTTAGGACTACCATTCTTGAAAGTTCGTTTTGATGTTATTATTTCTTCTTTCCTTGGAGAGACAGCAAGCAACCTCACAAGATTATTTGACGGCATAAAGGACTACCCTTGTGTTTTGTTATTTGACGAGTTTGATGTTATCGGCAAGACCAGAACTAATTCCCAGGATGTTGGTGAGATGCACAGAGTAGTAAATATTTTATTAACGCTTTTAGAACAGTATAATTCAAAAGGTATTTTGATTGCGACAACAAATATTGAAAATGCACTTGACCAAGCACTTTTCAGACGCTTTGACGACATCATTGAAATGCCAAAGCCAAGCAGAGAAGAAGTTTTGCGTTTAACGAAAATGACCCTTTCATCAATTGAGAAATCAAAAGACATCAATTGGAATTCTATGGTTAAGAGGATGATTGGTTTTAGTTCTGCAATTGTTGTGAAAGTTGCTAATGACGCAGCAAAAATTGCAGTTATCGGCAACGAAAATGTTTTGCAACAATCTCATATTGAAAAGTCATTAAACGAAAATCTTCTTTACCTAAAATAA
- a CDS encoding S8 family peptidase, whose product MADFPHLKLPFKVEGRTKPFKGGGKRNPQAEAITNVNKGINRQYHGEYLGNSANTLIEKWNALKELKRAEGIEFPNVTDIPVFLKIDTAEFKIDSLSNWGIEVISEEKEGYIIGASLDGLVSFQEKITQFLTQEGRYKDTAAKIWELVTDESWRVGELLKGELGIIWDTIEPDVLYTVQLGISCYIPNKKEYPVRDEFDSEIKFQQKVADFKAHVKTLQVERDTKQIKREDEIESYIGIYGGELHAIWDNEVDAVYFKISISGKGLKDLVQTYQYLYEVRLDTKYDLENVHLPLLDDYEIEIITPDNNAANVCVIDSGIQENHRLIQGAIDTANSRSYVDGDTTTADYFRPSGHGTKVAGAVLYPNSIPKEGQVKLECIIQNARILDKNNRIVTRRFEPKLMQQIIADYSPETRIFNLSVSEDTSYIGTHMPSLAASIDKLIHENNILFIVAAGNLYSSSVISTNLGIIEHLQYGRKYPTYLDEAQSKVANPGVSYFSITVGSIAREDFEDADYKALAGKNHVSPFSRTGLGMWGCIKPDVVEFGGDLVKNKLSDQLITNETTSPELVNSTLHGASAVGKDSFGTSFSTPKVSYIASRLQTEHPTESAQMYRALIIQSARLPEHCFDNPTINDFRYYGYGVPDVNRALNNSQSRITFIQDGKVGPKKADIYRLKIPDALKGEGKEFRILVEVTLSFTAKTRLTRKGSHSYLSNWLEWQSSKYNERFSSFRSRTIEYLEKDEETIEAGEIEEGADSIKWIIRENPAYTNNGINRNNSTVQKSWAMIEPQQFAEEFSIAIIGHFGWDRNLESETKYALCVSFEVMDVEMNIYELLAQAQVEIEPEQEIEV is encoded by the coding sequence ATGGCTGATTTTCCTCATTTAAAATTGCCGTTCAAAGTTGAAGGAAGAACTAAACCTTTCAAAGGCGGTGGCAAAAGAAATCCACAGGCGGAAGCAATTACGAATGTAAACAAAGGAATTAACAGGCAATACCACGGAGAGTATCTTGGAAATTCAGCTAATACGTTAATTGAAAAATGGAATGCACTTAAAGAGTTGAAAAGAGCGGAGGGAATTGAATTTCCAAACGTCACAGACATTCCAGTTTTTCTCAAAATTGACACTGCTGAATTCAAAATAGATTCACTTTCAAATTGGGGTATTGAAGTTATTTCTGAGGAGAAAGAAGGATATATCATTGGAGCATCATTGGACGGACTTGTATCATTTCAAGAAAAGATAACTCAGTTTCTTACTCAAGAAGGAAGATATAAAGATACAGCAGCTAAAATTTGGGAATTAGTAACTGATGAAAGTTGGAGAGTTGGCGAATTACTAAAAGGAGAGTTAGGGATAATTTGGGACACAATTGAGCCCGATGTTCTTTACACAGTTCAATTAGGTATATCGTGTTACATACCGAACAAGAAAGAATATCCTGTTAGAGATGAGTTTGACTCTGAAATTAAGTTTCAACAAAAAGTTGCTGACTTCAAAGCCCATGTAAAAACCCTACAAGTTGAGAGAGATACAAAGCAAATAAAAAGAGAAGACGAGATTGAAAGCTACATAGGAATTTACGGAGGGGAGCTACATGCTATTTGGGATAACGAAGTTGATGCAGTTTATTTTAAAATCTCAATAAGCGGAAAAGGATTAAAGGATCTAGTTCAAACATACCAGTATCTCTATGAAGTAAGGTTGGACACAAAATACGATTTGGAAAATGTGCATTTACCTCTTCTCGATGATTACGAAATAGAAATTATTACACCCGACAACAACGCTGCAAATGTTTGTGTTATTGATAGTGGTATTCAAGAAAATCATCGGCTAATTCAAGGTGCAATTGATACAGCAAACTCCCGTTCTTATGTTGACGGTGACACAACAACCGCTGACTATTTTAGACCAAGCGGACATGGAACAAAAGTCGCTGGTGCAGTGCTCTATCCTAATTCAATACCTAAAGAAGGACAAGTTAAATTAGAATGTATCATTCAAAATGCAAGAATTCTTGACAAGAATAATCGTATTGTAACAAGGCGGTTTGAGCCAAAGTTGATGCAACAAATTATTGCTGACTATTCTCCTGAAACAAGAATCTTCAATTTATCCGTATCAGAAGATACTTCTTATATAGGAACTCACATGCCGTCACTTGCAGCATCAATAGACAAACTAATTCATGAGAACAATATTCTTTTCATAGTTGCTGCTGGAAATCTATATTCGAGTTCAGTTATTTCTACAAACCTTGGGATTATAGAACATTTGCAATATGGTAGAAAATATCCAACTTATTTGGACGAAGCTCAATCAAAAGTTGCAAATCCAGGCGTTAGCTATTTTTCAATAACGGTTGGTTCAATTGCGAGAGAAGATTTTGAAGATGCAGATTACAAAGCATTGGCAGGGAAAAACCATGTTTCGCCTTTTTCAAGGACTGGACTTGGTATGTGGGGGTGCATTAAACCGGATGTTGTTGAATTTGGTGGTGACTTGGTGAAAAATAAATTATCAGATCAACTGATAACAAATGAAACTACATCACCTGAATTAGTAAACTCAACTTTACATGGAGCAAGTGCAGTTGGTAAAGATTCATTTGGCACTTCTTTCAGCACACCTAAAGTAAGTTACATCGCTTCAAGATTGCAAACAGAACATCCAACTGAATCAGCACAAATGTATAGGGCTTTAATTATACAGAGTGCAAGATTACCCGAACACTGTTTTGACAATCCGACAATAAATGATTTCAGATATTATGGTTACGGAGTTCCCGATGTAAACCGAGCTTTGAATAATTCTCAATCAAGAATCACATTTATTCAAGACGGAAAAGTTGGGCCGAAAAAAGCTGACATCTATCGTTTAAAAATTCCTGATGCTTTAAAAGGAGAGGGAAAAGAGTTTAGGATTTTAGTTGAGGTTACACTTTCATTTACTGCAAAAACAAGATTAACGAGAAAGGGTTCTCATTCCTATTTATCAAACTGGCTTGAATGGCAATCATCAAAATACAATGAGAGATTCAGTAGTTTCAGAAGCCGAACTATTGAGTATTTGGAAAAAGATGAAGAAACAATTGAGGCAGGAGAAATTGAAGAAGGTGCTGATTCAATCAAATGGATTATCAGAGAGAATCCTGCTTATACAAATAATGGAATCAACAGAAATAATTCAACCGTTCAAAAAAGTTGGGCAATGATAGAACCACAGCAATTTGCCGAAGAATTTAGTATCGCTATCATTGGACATTTTGGTTGGGACAGAAATCTTGAAAGTGAAACGAAGTATGCACTTTGTGTGTCCTTTGAAGTCATGGATGTGGAAATGAATATCTATGAATTATTGGCACAAGCACAAGTTGAAATTGAACCAGAACAAGAAATTGAAGTTTAG
- a CDS encoding glycosyltransferase family 39 protein — protein MKFLVRLRQQKFALWFVLLLLLTYGFTGIYEVLPLRPQSVHQWAQTDRASVALRYYQEGMNFFLPRVHNIANGTGITGMEFPIINYSVAILYKLFGYNEWLYRLLMLSIITAGLMATAALARRILHDPVWAALLTLIWFLSPVLVFYSANFLPDTASLGLIMIGWLAFFKLKDRFSVKWLTILFISASLASLIKIVSAISIIAMLLIIGLYHLKFIQNKTGQEIYNKKNIVAGMLLLALALTAAWYGYANYLNKEYLSGFFLLQARPAPSLMEFLRYAKGAAMIWGPAYYSLATLIAIAAAAISSLIFRKKVDRLLLIISWLVFLGSLAYYLLMSFQFRDHDYYIIALLPAGYFFLLLITDYLKKQKSLIRNLTLAGLAILFLVSAVYARNMHKERYKATPGFSAYFDLEPYLDSLQISQKDIIYSAYDESFNISLYLSNRQGHTLSPYLPEEYHLFHLYLNIDYAVINDTSFIQFPSIKQVLGSRIGEHKGLSIYRVELPHKERAAFFSWANELLEPMTMRIKSNSTWHDKVLHKARKYGLPADWLIIREAINLYPLEVNNHVTEKAKDIFPELLTKEGKVSYAGLNSAERQKLEEDYKQGIFDDYEMQLIKMDVNEKFAKYGTGDL, from the coding sequence ATGAAATTTCTGGTTCGGCTGCGTCAGCAAAAGTTTGCGCTATGGTTTGTCCTGTTACTATTGCTCACCTACGGTTTTACCGGAATTTATGAGGTACTTCCATTGCGGCCCCAATCCGTCCATCAATGGGCGCAAACTGACAGAGCTTCGGTAGCACTGCGCTACTACCAGGAGGGCATGAACTTCTTCCTGCCCAGGGTTCATAACATTGCTAATGGCACCGGCATCACGGGCATGGAGTTTCCGATTATCAATTATTCAGTTGCCATTCTTTACAAGCTTTTTGGATATAATGAATGGCTTTACCGTCTGCTGATGCTCTCCATTATTACTGCCGGCCTGATGGCTACAGCCGCCCTGGCCCGAAGAATACTGCATGATCCGGTATGGGCCGCATTGCTTACGCTGATATGGTTTCTTTCGCCCGTTCTCGTTTTTTATTCCGCTAATTTTTTGCCTGACACTGCAAGCCTCGGTTTGATCATGATCGGCTGGCTGGCCTTCTTTAAGTTGAAAGACAGGTTTTCTGTGAAGTGGCTGACCATACTTTTCATATCTGCATCTCTGGCTTCATTAATTAAAATAGTTTCTGCGATAAGCATAATTGCGATGCTGTTAATAATTGGATTGTACCATTTAAAATTCATTCAAAATAAAACGGGTCAGGAGATTTATAATAAAAAGAATATTGTAGCCGGAATGCTGTTGCTCGCCCTGGCACTAACTGCCGCATGGTATGGATACGCCAATTACCTGAACAAGGAGTATCTCTCAGGATTTTTCCTGCTTCAGGCGCGGCCCGCGCCATCTCTGATGGAGTTTTTACGATATGCAAAAGGTGCCGCTATGATCTGGGGGCCTGCGTATTATTCGCTGGCCACCCTTATAGCTATTGCCGCAGCAGCAATCTCTTCATTAATATTCAGAAAAAAGGTTGATCGTTTACTTTTAATAATTTCATGGCTTGTTTTTTTGGGTTCGCTCGCATATTATCTGCTCATGAGTTTTCAGTTTCGTGACCATGATTATTATATTATTGCTTTGCTTCCGGCAGGTTATTTCTTTTTATTATTAATTACTGATTATTTAAAAAAACAGAAATCATTGATCAGAAATTTAACGTTAGCGGGGCTGGCAATTCTGTTCCTGGTATCAGCCGTGTATGCCCGCAATATGCACAAGGAGCGCTACAAAGCAACGCCCGGTTTTTCCGCTTACTTCGACCTGGAACCTTACCTTGATTCACTTCAAATTTCGCAGAAGGATATTATTTACTCGGCTTATGACGAAAGCTTTAATATTTCTCTTTATCTGAGCAACCGGCAAGGCCATACCCTTTCTCCTTATTTGCCGGAGGAATACCACCTTTTTCATTTGTATCTTAATATTGATTATGCGGTTATCAACGACACCAGCTTTATTCAATTCCCATCCATTAAACAGGTATTGGGCAGTAGAATCGGGGAACACAAAGGTTTATCCATTTACCGGGTTGAGCTTCCCCATAAAGAAAGAGCTGCATTCTTTAGCTGGGCTAATGAACTTCTTGAACCCATGACGATGCGCATTAAATCCAATTCCACCTGGCATGATAAAGTATTACACAAAGCCCGGAAATACGGCTTGCCTGCAGATTGGCTGATCATACGCGAAGCAATAAACCTCTATCCTTTGGAGGTAAATAACCACGTTACAGAAAAAGCAAAAGACATATTTCCCGAACTATTAACGAAAGAAGGCAAAGTCAGTTATGCCGGCTTAAATAGTGCAGAGCGACAAAAACTAGAAGAAGATTATAAACAGGGAATCTTTGATGATTATGAAATGCAGCTTATTAAAATGGACGTAAACGAAAAATTTGCAAAGTACGGAACAGGTGATCTATAA
- a CDS encoding VOC family protein → MAKNKLLRMDNVGIVVESLEDAISFFTEIGMKLEGRATIEGEWAGRVTGLGSQRVEIAMMVTPDGHSRLEISRFLSPSVISDHRTAPVNALGYLRIMFTVEDIDEMVHRLSKHGAQLVGEVVQYEDSYRLCYIRGTEGLLIGLAEQLDNK, encoded by the coding sequence ATGGCAAAAAACAAATTATTAAGAATGGACAATGTGGGCATCGTAGTAGAATCCCTTGAGGACGCCATCTCTTTTTTCACGGAGATAGGCATGAAGCTCGAAGGACGGGCCACAATCGAAGGAGAATGGGCCGGGCGCGTTACAGGACTGGGTTCTCAGCGCGTAGAAATTGCCATGATGGTTACCCCCGATGGCCATAGCCGGCTCGAGATTTCACGATTTCTCAGTCCATCTGTTATTTCAGATCATCGTACTGCCCCCGTAAACGCGCTCGGCTACCTGCGCATCATGTTCACCGTTGAAGACATTGACGAGATGGTACATAGACTCAGCAAGCATGGCGCACAGCTCGTTGGTGAAGTGGTTCAGTACGAGGACTCGTACCGGCTCTGCTACATTCGTGGAACCGAAGGGCTTCTCATCGGACTGGCAGAACAACTTGATAATAAATAA
- a CDS encoding type II toxin-antitoxin system RelE/ParE family toxin yields the protein MSYKVEVSSNFSKEAKRLVKKYRSLKDDIAQLIADLETEPTTGTPLGQNIYKIRLTTTSKGKGKSGGLRVMTLVQVLEKEVILFTIYNKSEKSTLSDKEIRKLIGGL from the coding sequence ATGAGCTATAAGGTTGAGGTTTCAAGTAACTTCAGTAAGGAGGCCAAGCGGTTGGTTAAAAAATACCGATCATTAAAGGACGACATTGCTCAACTCATTGCAGACCTTGAAACAGAGCCTACCACCGGCACTCCTCTTGGCCAGAATATTTACAAGATCCGGCTGACCACCACATCCAAGGGCAAAGGGAAATCTGGTGGCCTGAGGGTAATGACCTTGGTCCAGGTACTGGAAAAGGAGGTAATCCTTTTTACCATCTATAATAAAAGCGAAAAAAGCACTTTGTCAGATAAAGAAATACGGAAGTTGATTGGTGGCCTTTGA
- a CDS encoding ice-binding family protein, translating to MMQLRNIITAFVLGAVVFVTGCKKNDDPKPDPTVYPKVESTSPDGDATDVARNKVITANFSDAMDASSINNSSFSVKKGSTPIAGSVSYSGKTAMFEPSVSLEENEEYTATITADVKDITGQVMAKDVTWSFTTGANAKGLARINLKSSENYVILAKTAINNIPTSAITGDIAISPAAASYITGFSLTDATGYATSAQITGRVYAADMASPTSDNLTTAVSDMITAYNEAAGRKAPDFIELGSGNIGGKTLVPGLYKWSSTVTVPTNLVISGSASDVWIFQIDGNLSVSSGVKVTLGGGARPENIFWQVAGEVNLGTTVDFKGIILSMTGITLDTGAVLKGRALAQTAVILDANTITQP from the coding sequence ATGATGCAATTAAGAAATATTATTACCGCTTTTGTCCTTGGGGCTGTAGTTTTTGTAACAGGATGTAAAAAAAATGACGATCCCAAACCGGATCCGACCGTATATCCAAAAGTAGAATCAACAAGCCCTGATGGTGACGCCACCGATGTTGCCCGCAATAAAGTAATTACCGCAAATTTTAGTGATGCCATGGATGCTTCGAGCATTAACAACAGCAGCTTCTCCGTAAAAAAGGGCAGCACACCGATTGCCGGAAGCGTGTCCTACTCCGGCAAAACGGCAATGTTTGAGCCCTCAGTTTCATTGGAAGAAAATGAGGAATACACGGCCACCATCACAGCGGATGTAAAAGACATTACCGGTCAGGTCATGGCTAAAGATGTAACATGGAGTTTTACCACAGGTGCCAATGCCAAGGGCCTGGCCAGGATAAACCTGAAGTCATCCGAAAACTATGTTATACTTGCCAAAACGGCCATCAATAACATACCCACTTCCGCCATCACGGGCGACATAGCCATAAGCCCCGCTGCGGCCTCGTACATCACCGGGTTTTCCCTTACCGATGCCACCGGGTATGCAACCTCAGCTCAAATCACCGGAAGGGTATATGCGGCCGACATGGCATCTCCCACGTCTGACAACCTTACTACGGCAGTAAGTGATATGATTACGGCTTACAATGAGGCGGCAGGGCGTAAAGCCCCGGATTTCATTGAGTTGGGGTCGGGAAATATTGGCGGCAAAACGCTCGTACCCGGTCTTTATAAATGGAGCAGCACGGTTACAGTGCCTACGAACCTGGTCATATCAGGTAGTGCCTCTGATGTATGGATATTCCAGATTGACGGAAACCTCAGCGTGAGTTCAGGAGTGAAAGTAACGCTTGGCGGTGGTGCCAGACCTGAGAACATTTTCTGGCAGGTGGCTGGCGAAGTAAACCTCGGCACGACCGTAGATTTTAAGGGAATTATACTATCCATGACAGGCATTACCCTTGATACCGGAGCCGTTCTTAAAGGTCGCGCCCTGGCACAAACGGCCGTTATCCTTGATGCTAATACGATCACTCAACCATAA
- a CDS encoding glycosyltransferase family 2 protein, translating into MPDIDLSLIIPVFNEEGNIPELYKRLRSVTDALKVKHELIFVNDGSRDNSLALILELAASDKNVKYIHFSRNFGHQIAVTAGLDRARGEAVAIIDADLQDPPELIIDMYKKMQEGFEVVYARRKKREKENMLKLLTAKLFYRILARITSIEIPVDTGDFRIIHRKVVEILRRMPEHHKFLRGQISWVGFRQTSIEFERAPRQAGETGYTYRKMIRFALDGITGFSNFPLRFASVAGFVVSFIAFLLMLYALYGRLVTKDYEPGWASLIVSVLFIGGIQLLSIGIIGEYISRMNENLRNRPLYIIQETNTVPPESKEREG; encoded by the coding sequence ATGCCTGATATTGATCTCTCGCTGATTATTCCTGTATTTAATGAAGAAGGAAACATCCCGGAGTTGTACAAAAGATTGCGTAGCGTAACGGATGCTTTAAAGGTGAAGCATGAGCTGATCTTTGTCAACGATGGCAGCAGGGACAATTCCCTGGCCCTTATCCTGGAGCTTGCCGCCAGCGATAAGAATGTGAAGTATATCCACTTCAGCCGCAATTTTGGGCATCAGATAGCGGTAACCGCAGGGCTGGACAGAGCACGCGGAGAAGCTGTAGCGATCATTGATGCTGACCTGCAGGATCCGCCTGAACTGATCATTGATATGTACAAAAAAATGCAGGAAGGATTTGAAGTGGTATATGCCAGGAGAAAAAAACGGGAAAAAGAAAACATGCTGAAGTTGCTCACGGCTAAGTTATTTTACCGGATCCTGGCCAGGATCACCTCCATTGAAATACCGGTGGATACAGGAGATTTCCGGATTATTCACAGAAAAGTGGTGGAGATCCTTCGCAGGATGCCGGAGCATCATAAATTTTTGAGAGGCCAGATTTCGTGGGTGGGATTCCGGCAAACGTCTATCGAATTTGAACGGGCTCCACGGCAGGCGGGCGAAACTGGCTATACCTATCGCAAAATGATCCGGTTTGCGCTGGATGGCATAACCGGCTTCTCCAACTTTCCATTGAGGTTTGCCAGTGTTGCAGGATTCGTGGTTTCATTCATTGCGTTTTTGCTGATGCTTTATGCCTTGTATGGCCGGTTGGTCACCAAGGATTACGAACCCGGATGGGCATCGCTGATCGTCAGCGTTTTATTCATAGGCGGCATCCAGTTGCTGAGCATCGGCATTATAGGCGAATATATCAGCCGCATGAACGAAAACCTGCGAAACCGCCCGCTCTACATCATCCAGGAAACCAACACCGTTCCTCCGGAAAGCAAGGAGCGGGAAGGCTGA
- a CDS encoding class I SAM-dependent methyltransferase, with protein sequence MDKTYEEKYHQLEETNWWYEARRDMVLKLLSNNSKQSNILELGCAGGPLLRKLATLGFEHVQGIDISEAAISVCRKRGIMNAQVMDGTRLDFPDQHFDLLIASDVLEHIEAEEKALQEWNRVLKPGGQAIIFVPAFQWMWSGHDEVNHHFRRYTRNELVEKLMQNGFRVTRSSYWNLALFFPAGAIRLILRNFSSSEMDKNQHPKINPLVNDFLVNLIKMENRFLEKVNFPVGVSTFAVAKKL encoded by the coding sequence TTGGATAAAACCTACGAGGAAAAGTATCATCAGCTTGAGGAAACCAATTGGTGGTATGAAGCCAGGCGCGATATGGTGCTGAAACTTCTGAGCAATAATTCGAAACAAAGCAATATTCTTGAACTGGGATGTGCAGGAGGACCGTTGCTGAGAAAGCTGGCAACGCTGGGTTTTGAGCATGTCCAGGGCATTGACATCAGCGAAGCAGCCATCAGCGTCTGCCGGAAGCGGGGCATTATGAACGCGCAGGTAATGGATGGTACCCGCCTCGATTTCCCGGATCAGCATTTCGACCTGCTGATCGCGTCAGATGTTCTGGAGCACATTGAGGCTGAAGAGAAGGCTTTGCAGGAATGGAACCGTGTGCTGAAACCCGGAGGTCAGGCCATTATTTTCGTCCCTGCCTTTCAGTGGATGTGGAGCGGCCATGATGAGGTGAATCATCACTTCAGGCGCTATACCCGAAATGAACTGGTGGAAAAGCTCATGCAAAACGGTTTTCGCGTTACGCGGAGTTCATATTGGAACCTGGCGTTGTTTTTCCCGGCAGGAGCGATTCGATTAATTCTGAGAAATTTTTCATCTTCAGAAATGGATAAAAATCAGCATCCAAAAATAAATCCTTTGGTTAACGATTTTCTTGTTAATTTAATTAAAATGGAAAACAGGTTTTTAGAAAAAGTTAATTTTCCTGTTGGCGTCAGCACATTTGCTGTGGCCAAAAAGTTATAG
- a CDS encoding MATE family efflux transporter, protein METSPILAHYRKNLRLALPIVAGNLGHMLVTLADSIMVGQVGTVPLAAASLANSIFMVVLAAGLGVSFGITPLVAAADGRGHTNRFARLLTNSLVVYTATGVLLFIVIFSVSRFIHFLDQPPEVAALAVPYLNIIMLSLVPLMIFQSCKQFAEGLSLTSQAMIIVLGASLLNVVLNYILIFGHLGFPALGLNGAGWATLISRVLMAAAMAGFLALPAIVKRYRLSFSFRNYSGILVSKLLKLGVPIGMQMTFEVGAFAGAAVIIGWLGAQELAAHQIALTLAATTYMMAQGLAAAATVRVGNQLGLRNYHELRKAVFSIYQMVIFFMGFMAVFFILGRNWLPAFFVESAEVISIASGLLIIAGLFQLFDGMQVTGLGALRGMEDVTIPTAITLIAYFVIGLPGGYILAFPLGMGVNGMWMGLLSGLGTAALFLTWRFHLKSKARLVSQPSE, encoded by the coding sequence ATGGAAACTTCTCCCATCCTGGCGCACTACCGTAAGAACCTGCGGCTTGCGCTTCCCATTGTTGCCGGAAATCTTGGCCACATGCTCGTTACGCTGGCTGACAGCATAATGGTGGGTCAGGTAGGAACTGTTCCTTTGGCGGCAGCTTCACTGGCGAATAGCATTTTTATGGTGGTCCTTGCAGCCGGGCTGGGGGTATCTTTTGGCATTACACCATTGGTGGCGGCTGCTGATGGCCGCGGTCATACCAACCGCTTTGCCCGTTTGCTCACAAATTCCCTGGTCGTTTATACAGCAACTGGCGTTTTGCTTTTCATCGTCATCTTTTCCGTTTCCCGTTTTATTCATTTTCTTGACCAGCCTCCTGAAGTAGCGGCTCTTGCTGTTCCGTACCTCAATATAATTATGCTGAGCCTGGTACCCCTCATGATCTTTCAGTCGTGCAAGCAGTTTGCTGAAGGGCTGTCGCTCACCTCGCAGGCTATGATCATTGTTCTGGGAGCCAGCCTGCTTAATGTGGTACTGAACTATATCCTCATATTTGGTCACCTGGGGTTCCCGGCTCTCGGCCTTAATGGAGCAGGATGGGCCACACTGATTTCGCGCGTTTTGATGGCAGCGGCAATGGCGGGATTCCTGGCGCTCCCGGCTATTGTAAAGCGTTACCGGCTAAGCTTTTCTTTTCGCAACTACAGCGGAATACTTGTATCAAAACTGCTGAAACTGGGCGTCCCCATTGGAATGCAAATGACTTTTGAAGTGGGAGCATTTGCGGGCGCAGCGGTTATCATCGGATGGCTGGGCGCACAGGAGTTGGCGGCTCACCAAATAGCCCTCACGCTGGCCGCCACTACTTACATGATGGCCCAGGGACTGGCGGCTGCCGCTACGGTCAGGGTCGGGAACCAGCTTGGCCTACGGAATTATCATGAACTCCGAAAAGCGGTTTTTTCCATTTACCAAATGGTGATATTTTTTATGGGATTTATGGCTGTGTTTTTTATCCTGGGACGCAATTGGCTTCCGGCTTTTTTCGTGGAGTCTGCGGAGGTCATTTCAATTGCATCAGGCCTGCTCATTATTGCCGGTCTTTTTCAGCTTTTTGATGGAATGCAGGTAACCGGTCTCGGGGCATTGCGCGGGATGGAGGATGTTACTATTCCTACGGCCATCACGCTCATCGCCTATTTTGTTATTGGATTGCCAGGAGGATATATCCTTGCTTTTCCCCTGGGAATGGGCGTGAATGGAATGTGGATGGGCTTGCTTTCGGGGCTGGGCACCGCTGCGTTGTTCCTTACCTGGCGCTTTCATTTAAAATCGAAAGCGCGACTGGTCAGCCAGCCTTCTGAATAA